In the Camarhynchus parvulus chromosome 25, STF_HiC, whole genome shotgun sequence genome, gagaaaacaaaacccagtgcTCTTCCATTTCTCCTCCCTTATGCCCCAATCTTGTAAGAAATGCCACTGTGGTGTTGAATTATTTTGGTGTTACAGAACACCCTGAGGTTGGCAATATGAAATTCCAGTTCCATGGCAGCTCTGAGGCCACCCTGGATTTCCTTTGTCCTCCAGGTGTCCCACAGGTTCAGGGAGCTGATGAGGCTGTTCCACACGTCCTGTGATGGGAGCTccgaggatgaggaggatgccaccagcaccagcaaCACAGACCAGCTGTCAGACAAAGATCTTCTGCTTTCTGAGGAAGAACCTGATGACTGAGGTGATAAAACTACTGACTGCACCagaaaaggggttttttaaatttttttgccaGTTTGCTGCTAGACAGGTGCTGTGGAAAAATGTTTGCACAGGTACTTGAGacagcacctttttttttttttgttcaatttcCAGCCTGTACCAAACCAAAGGCAGgaagtaaaaggagaaaattctttAGAACTCTCCTGGGGGGGTTTCAGCAGTGGAATAACAGAACTTGTGGACACTGACCTGGCCTTGGGGCCCAGCAGCCCTGTAAATATTGTACCCTGAAATGTCACTTTTCATGTGGAACAAACACATGGCTTTTTCTAAGTTCTCCCCTTGTGCTGATTGTATGTGAGATAGTTACAGTCtgaattttctatttattgTGTGGGTTTATTTGAACAAGCAGAGCAAATCCGATTtgcacagctgaaaaaaaaaaaaaaaaacccaaccaaaatatataaaagaaaaagcagctttcctCCTTTGCCACACAACTGTGAGTAGCTGGAAAACTTCACCCAGAAGATTTTTTGGTAATAAAACGAGAAGAAGGAACAGCTGGGGCCGTCTCCAAAACCCTTCCTTTTATTCTGCGAGCCATCTCAAAGCCACTCCAGCTGTGGATTAGTCTGAATCTGCTTCATCCTCAGACCCATCAGCTCCAAATCCTGTCTCATAGCACTGGGCCAGGGTTCTGAGCTCCTCCAGGGCCTCCTGCACGTcgtcctgctccagcccaggcgcgcaggagctgctccagcgcCGCGGCCGCAGCtcccggcacagccccgaggGCAGGcgctgcagcccagggcagctctgcagcgcTGCCAGCACGGGGCTGCTTTCAacagctgcagggagacaggCACAGCGAGGGTTAAACGCCACCAGAACCCCATGGGAAGCCCCCCCGCTGGCGAATAACTTGGGTTTTGTAAATTTTGGTTTCATTAAATTGGGTTATGATATTTGGGTTGCATTATAATTTATCTCATTCAGTTTTTTACCTCGAGGAAAAACCCTGGGTCTGTCAGGAGGATGACAGGCACAGCAAGGGTTAAACATCCCCAGAATCTCAGCCCTGCTTCACAAGCACGCGACAGcgctcacagctctgcacacGGGTTGGTTGTTATTAATAAcctataattttttattaatatttttgaacgataataaaaattaaaagtaaattttataactataataaatttaaatattataatgttattaataattttgtatttgtcaTTGATAATTTTGGGTTGTCATTGATAATTTTGGGTTGTCATTGATAATTTTTACCTCTGCTAGGCCCTGATCTCTGTGTTGCAGTTTCAGGGGTTGTTTGTTACCTGCTGAGGAAAAACCCTGGGCTCTGTCCAGGAGGATGACAGGCACAGCAAGGGTTAAACATCCATCAAAACCTCAGCCCTGCTTCACAAGCACCGGGCTTGagctcagctgctcacagctctgcacacGGGCTTGGTTTGTTATTAATAACCCTGGTTATTGATAATTTtggttattaatatttttggaTACTGATAACCCTGGTTATTGATATTggtattaagaaaaaagaaaaaaaataaaaatatgaaatgtatattttataattttgatATATAACcagttattatttttgttatatttttggTTAAAACCCTGTTATTaataatttgttattatttgtaAAACCCTggttatatatttttttatttttatttttattaagttaTTAATAATTTGTTAATTGCATTGATAATTTTGGGTTGTTGTTAATAACTTTGGGTTGTCATTGATAATTTTTACCTCTGCTAGGCCCTgatctctgtgctgcagtttcAGGGGGTGTTTGTTACCTGCTGAGGAAgagccctgggctctgtccaGGAGGAAGCCTCGTCtggtgaggagaggagagaagaactgggggaatggagctggggtgtggcagggctgctggagcacgAGGGATGTGCTGCGAGGAGATGAATGAAGTCACCCAGAGCTCCCTCAGCCGTTCCCTGCCCCAACCCAGCaccccctgcagctccaaacCTGCGCCCACCTGAGGGCTCCTGGGAACTGGCTGTGGAGGtagagctgcagcacctgctcgGGGCTctcacagctgtgcagggggGACCTGGGCTGGCCTGGGCACCTGCAAAGGAAATTCAGCGTTTCCCAGCTGCTTTTTAGCTGTTTTGCTCTAAACTCAGTAGCACTAGGCTGCTCCTCAGTGGATGTTTCCAGTGCAGTTCAGGTGCTGATTTACCTGGTGGCTTTCTCCTGGCAAATTCCTCGTAGCACAACAGactgagcaaagcaggagctgaCCTTGTGCTCCTTCCACGAGGACAGAAGCTCCCAGGGCACATCCTGGTGGGCACTCAGAACATCAGGGAGCGAGGAGCCAGACAAGGCAGGCAAGGGaagagctgcccaggcagccaCAACCTGGAtgtgggtgacagagcagggTCTGGAACGcgctcctggcacagctgggggcgtgcagaacagctgcagcacagctggaaggtctcctcatcctcaccttcCTCCCAGAGAAGGTGAGGGAGTCAGCAAAGTGCAGCATGGagccctgggaggagcagagcctgtaGGGAGCCGTGAGGGTGTCGAGTGCTGCAGCCAGAATTGCACTGCTGTGGTAGTTCAGGGATGCCTGGGGAGGAGACAAGTGCAGGAGTTGCAGGACAGCTCACAGTTTGTGTATTTAACTTAACTCAGATTGTAAAGTGTGCCTTTAAAAGAGGTGGTTTACAGTTATTTCAGGGCTGGGATAAGCAGCCAGGGTGTAACTGtagctccagcccagctgttGGCTAACAAATGCTTTGGTGCCAGTTCTCTTATCTTTTCTCGCTCCTTAGTGAGGCTGGAGTTACTCCAAGCATGGGGAATAATTGTAGTAAAGCCTTTTCTtcagtgccagcactgcaggcagcacccACCAGAAAGAAGCACAGTGGCCAAGGAAATgtgttaatattttcaaaagcaggaagaaaacgacagaaatgaaaagttgGCAGCTAAAAGTCCCAGGAAAAGGTCTCTGCTGAGCAGAACAGCACcaggaaaaacaatgaaagcacagagctgcagggaacaCAGAGAGAGGGGtaaagctgcaggagctcaaTGCCAGCGGTGGTGGGTGATCCCAGGCCAGGACTTACGTTGTATTTTATGTATGGAAACGTCACAGGAGGTTCTGGCTTGAGTCCCAAACTGCCACTGAGTGACAGGGGGCAGAAGAGGGAGCTGTGACGGGACAGGTGGGCAAtgcccagggctgtgttcaTCAGTCTGCAAAAACTCTTCTGAGggtcctgggggaaaaaaaatccaaccattGGAACCAACAAGAACCTgtcaaagccaggctgggcagctgctcttGGCTCTCTCATTGTTTACTCACCCCCACAGCGCTCAGGACTGGGGTCAGGCCCCAGGTGAGGATCCCCTTGTGTGAATACTCATCgtggagcagctctgtcaccTTGGCACCAACTCCAGAGAATCCATTGTGGAGGTCACAAAGGACCTGAAACCCCTGTGGGAAACAACGGCAGCATCTCAGATTCTGCTTCACCTTGAGCAGAAAGTTTCTTGGGAGCAAAGGGAGCTTGGATAAGGTGAGGACCTGAAGATAATCACACTCCTCAACAAAGAAGTGCAGCCGATCTTCCAACTCCTCCACACAGGCAGGGTCCTGCAGGAGACTTTCACCTTGCCCAAAGGCTTCGAGACAACCACAATCCCTAaggggagaaagggggaaagaagggttcttttatctcttttatTCACCCTTGAAGGCAAAACTCAGCCCTGGTTTGGGTTCTGGAGCAAAGCCCTGGCCATACCCATCGTGCAGGTACTGCCGGATCACGTAGAGGCTCTTGGGGTGCAGGTTCACGTTGAGATAATCAGACCAGAGCCTCACtgagggagcagcctgggacccTGCAGGAGAGGAACCTGCAGggagacagaggggacagcaaaGCTCCTtgcagctctgagcatccctTTAGCTCTGAGCATCCCCTTTCTGCTCTGAGCATCCCCTTCAGCTCTGAGCATCCCCTTCAGCTCTGAGCATCCCCTTTCTGCTCTGAGCCTCCCCTTTTAGCTCTGAGCATCCCCATGAATGTAAAATCCGTTTTCTAACATGTTCTAAGCATCCCCTTTCAGCTTTGAATGTCCCCTTTcagctctgagcatccctgtgAATGCAAAGTAAATTTTTCAACTTGTCCAGTGTTTTAGCCCATCTGCTGCTGACCCAGCTGTCCTTAAGCCAAGCACTGTTATCCCatcatttcccttctccctgttcCCTAACACgctgtcccacagcaggggCCAGGGAATTCCaattctgcctttctgcagctgaTCCCAGAGAACGAACCCAGCCCGCACAAACCTGGCCCCGCAGCACCGGGATTCCCCTTGGCATCCCCGGCAGCGTCTCCCTGCGGGAACAATCCCGGGCCGGTGGTTACCGGGCGCTTCGGTTACCGGTGGTTACCCGCTCGGACCCGGGCCGGGAGCGGTGCGGGACCCGCGGCCGCGCTCACCCTGCGGCTCCCGGTGTCCCGCGACGCGCAGCCCGGCTCCCGGTAATCGGCGACAGCCCCGTCCCTGCGACACAAAGCGGCGGCAGCTGCGGgaccccggcccggcccgcacTCACTGGCTCACCGGCGGCCCGGTCCCGTCCCGCACTATCCCACATTCACCAGTTCACCGGCGGTTCCGTGCCCGCCCCGTCCCGCACTCACTGGCTCACCGGTGGCCCGGTCCCGTCCCGCACTCACCGGCGGCCCCGTCCCGCCCCGCACTCACCAGCTCACCGGCGGCTCCGTGCCCGCCCCGTCCGCTCTGAGCGCGCCCACGCCGCCTGCAAACAGAGCCCGGTCACGGCGGTGCCGCCCGGTGCCCCATCCCGCCCGGTGCCCCCCGCATCCATCCCGCGGTACCTTTCAGCTCCAGCGCCACCAGCCGCGGCTCGGGGCTCTCGGTGCCGCCCGGGCCCCGCCCGAAGCGGAGCAGCGCGGCCGCGCGGAGCTCGGCGGGCTCGGCGGGGCTGCGCAGCGCGGCGGCCTGCGGGCAACGGCGGGGAGGGGAGAAGCGATCAGAGcgagccccgggcccggcccgaCCCCCGGCCCGTCCCGCAGCTCCCCCCgcacctgcagcccccaccAGTGCGCGCCCACGCAGCCCGAGTAGTGCCCGAGCTGCAGCGTGACCGCCTCCCCCGGCATCGCCCCGCAGGAACGGAACCGGGAGCGCGTCACGGGGCCCGCCCCGGACGGGCGGCGACGCGAGCGGGGGCGGGaacggacacggacacggacagCGGGGGAACGGAGCCTTTATTGCGCTAGAGGGGTCCCGCCAGCCGGTCCAGCTGCCGCGGGTTGGAGCCGCTGAGGAATTGCAGCTCCGCTTTGCCGTCCTCCGTGTGCGCTGcgagagagaaaaacagagaaaaacagagctggaggggctgggggagggaacAGCTCCggttttcccccctctcccagcACCGACCTTTCTCGTGCTGCAGCCACCTCCGCTCCAGGTAGTAGCCGTAGCAGCTCTCGAACTCCCTCGGGCTGTagttggggacagggatgggcacaaAGGGGTCCAAGGCATCGAAGCCCTCCTGGGAAGGGAGGTCAGGCAGGGTCAGTGCTGGAGGCTGGGTGGGCACACGGCCCAGAGCTCGGTCACGGAGTTACGGAGGATCCacagttggaagggacccacaaggatcagccagtccagctgctggccctggggacaccccagcgATCCCACCCTGGGCCTGGGAGTGGTGTCCAagtgctcctggagctcaggcagagctcaggctccttggggctgtgcccattccctgttggtgcccagcaccctctggagAAAAGCCTTTCCTGCCATCCAGCCCGACCCTCCCCTTGCGTCCTGTCCTGGTCACAGAAATCAGAGCTGCCCCTCCCGAGGAGCTGCAGGTCCCTGAGATCTCCCTTCAGGCTCCTCTTTTCCAGCTGGACAGAAATGCCCTCAGATGCTCCTCATCCTGCGGCCCCTCCTTGGGACACCCTCCAGCATCTTCAGACCTTTCACGGATTGTGATGCCCAAAGcgccccagggcagggcagggccagtCCCTGCCTTGCCCCCGTGCCTGGCACACCCCAGGGCATTTTTGGCTCCCTTGGCactcagggcactgctgacccaAAGGTGTGTGTGACCCACAGAGACTCTGAGCAGTGTCCCCTTGAACAGAACCAGTCAccaaccatttttttttttttgtttcccaatgtgaagagagggaaaaaaaacccaaaagaggCCTTGACTgacctttcccagcagctcctggggagtgTAGGCTGAGCTGCGTTTGAAGAGCGAGCCTGTCTGGCTGAGGGTGGTCACAATGGCACCTCCATTCTGGAAAGcagatcagaaataaaaatcctgtcAGCTGCAAACCCGGCGCTGGTTTAGGATCAACCCCTGAAGCATCTTTTTATtgcaggatggagctgctgcagcaagtccagaggagggttCCATgatggagcccctctggagcaggctgggagtgctcagctggagaaggaaaagctccagggagagctcagagccccttgcagggcctgaaggggttttgggagagctggagaggaactgggaacaagggatggagggacaggacaaggggagaTGGTTTCATAGTAACAGGacagggttaggtgggatattgggaaggaattcctggctgggagggtgggcagccctggcacagctgtggctgcccctgcatccctggcagtgccaaggccaggctgggtggggctgggagcacctgggacagtgggaggtgtccctgcccatggcagggggtggcactgagtgGGCTTTAAGATCCCATTCTGGGATCTGGGTTCTTCAAAAATTCTACAGGATTAACTTTTTATAATGCTGCAGAGCACACTCATCCTGGCTGCTCCATGTgagcacagagaaaataaatatacagcTCACGTTCCCAGGGCTGGcattaaaacttttcttacCTATTGTGGGTTTTCTATGCCAACAAGTGAAATAGTTTAAAATGGACTTTCCTATACAGCTTTAAATCTGCAGCCTACTCAttcttgtcacagacatttctttcatgaaaaatcctctttcaggatttttcctgctgaagctgagaagttcagcaacaagacataaacaatagattatctgctgctgtggaatgcaacaaatctgtctggattggcccaacTTGCgtgtttataattaatggccaatccagaaccgagatctctcagacacagtccgagagagctggtttgttatcattctttactttttttagcttagcttagcagcttctggaaactctcttttctttttctttttagtatagtatagtatatgtatatatcatgaaataatacatcaagccttctgtaatgGAGTCAaaggatctcgtctcttccttcacccaaaccCCCTGGTGGCCACCATCACACGTTCTAGCTCTGGGGattgaaaaagcagcaggaggagttGACCTCCTACAGCAAAAtgttcagaaagcagcagttctCACTAGCTCCAAGAACTCATAACCCAAAGAGCTGTCAgggtcctgcagcagagcctgccaggGGGAatcaggaaatgctgctgcacatTCCAGCTGTCCTCATCCTCCTCAGGGGGTGTCACAATCACTGGGgacacactgctgctgtccctcagcGCTGCTGGACTCGCAGCTTTGGGCTTGTGGCAGATTTCActgctggcagaggcagagcctgaACTCACCCAGTCGTTCCTCAGCATCTTCCGCAGGTTGTGCACGAGCGTCAGCTCCTCTGGAGAAACCTGGTGGAGATGGCCATGTCACTATTtcactgccagcagcttccATCAGGCACAAattcccctcccctccttccagCTAGCCTGGCAGGATCATTTCCATCCTTCAGGCACCATTTTTAGCTTTGCTTTCCCTTGGCCCCGCAGCATCGAGCCTGAGTCATGCTGCACTGAGCAACAGCCAGGCCCTGCCTCTCCAACAACACCCACCTGCACTTCTGCCTCAGGGAGAGACTGGAAAAACTCTGGAAAAATTGTCTGAAGCACAATATGGACCGTTCAAGCCCCTCCAAAGCCtgaacattttcagggattGCCACAGAACTAAAATTAAACaggctccctgctctcccctgcagcagagctctgggggaataattttagcttttataattttaaaatattatatatatatatatctctatatatctacatctatatatatagatagatatagatatatatgtaaaatattatatataatatttatcattttaaaatattatatatacgtatataaatttatattttacaaattttataTATCTGTAATCCTGCAATTCTTTGGTGTATAACTCTAAACTCCATATACAGTGCTAGCTACAGgtttcccattttgggcagacacaacaattcctctccaggcctggcaatcaaggacacctcactgtcTCAGGCCTTGAAAAATGTAAACAGGAGTGAGCTGGGGTGAGCAAACTTGGggtaaattatttcattacctCAAGCTGTAATTGAAAGATTaatatggaaatggaccaaacttataaaagtgtgaaaacctgTGATGTGTTGTCCATTTtgtgtgcagcccctgggggctttgtctgcccaaaatgtacctgaaggccccTCAATAAATAGAActgcttttattctcttaattttgTCTGCCCTCTGCTTTTAGGTAGCCCAAAAAGGCACCTGTGCAAGAAGTTTTATAGTGACTTGTGAGTCAGAGAAAAGTTTGagaagaggatccatgtttacccctgaaagaattttctgcCAAGGCTGTTgacacagaaaccaagaaagaaagaaggagaaataagagaaacctgaaAGCATCTTCTACCAAGGCTGTTgacacagaaaccaagaaagaaagaagaaataagagAAACTATGAGCACTTTGTCTTTCCTGACCAACGAGTATTTCTGACTTTTGcaagaatgtataaaaagcatgcatgtGCTAGAATAAAACCAGGTTTGGAGCCTTCTGAAAACGGAGAGTGTTGCT is a window encoding:
- the MSTO1 gene encoding protein misato homolog 1 isoform X2; translation: MPGEAVTLQLGHYSGCVGAHWWGLQAAALRSPAEPAELRAAALLRFGRGPGGTESPEPRLVALELKGGVGALRADGAGTEPPVSWDGAVADYREPGCASRDTGSRRGDAAGDAKGNPGAAGPGSSPAGSQAAPSVRLWSDYLNVNLHPKSLYVIRQYLHDGDCGCLEAFGQGESLLQDPACVEELEDRLHFFVEECDYLQGFQVLCDLHNGFSGVGAKVTELLHDEYSHKGILTWGLTPVLSAVGDPQKSFCRLMNTALGIAHLSRHSSLFCPLSLSGSLGLKPEPPVTFPYIKYNASLNYHSSAILAAALDTLTAPYRLCSSQGSMLHFADSLTFSGRKVVAAWAALPLPALSGSSLPDVLSAHQDVPWELLSSWKEHKVSSCFAQSVVLRGICQEKATRCPGQPRSPLHSCESPEQVLQLYLHSQFPGALRWAQHIPRAPAALPHPSSIPPVLLSSPHQTRLPPGQSPGLFLSSC
- the MSTO1 gene encoding protein misato homolog 1 isoform X1 — translated: MPGEAVTLQLGHYSGCVGAHWWGLQAAALRSPAEPAELRAAALLRFGRGPGGTESPEPRLVALELKGGVGALRADGAGTEPPVSWDGAVADYREPGCASRDTGSRRGDAAGDAKGNPGAAGPGSSPAGSQAAPSVRLWSDYLNVNLHPKSLYVIRQYLHDGDCGCLEAFGQGESLLQDPACVEELEDRLHFFVEECDYLQGFQVLCDLHNGFSGVGAKVTELLHDEYSHKGILTWGLTPVLSAVGDPQKSFCRLMNTALGIAHLSRHSSLFCPLSLSGSLGLKPEPPVTFPYIKYNASLNYHSSAILAAALDTLTAPYRLCSSQGSMLHFADSLTFSGRKVVAAWAALPLPALSGSSLPDVLSAHQDVPWELLSSWKEHKVSSCFAQSVVLRGICQEKATRCPGQPRSPLHSCESPEQVLQLYLHSQFPGALSTSLVLQQPCHTPAPFPQFFSPLLTRRGFLLDRAQGSSSAAVESSPVLAALQSCPGLQRLPSGLCRELRPRRWSSSCAPGLEQDDVQEALEELRTLAQCYETGFGADGSEDEADSD